One Fuerstiella marisgermanici DNA window includes the following coding sequences:
- a CDS encoding MFS transporter, with the protein MTDSPYRPPSSSAAGPTNRATQVRYKVLTLLTLAAAISYLARNAVSVAESTIREDLGLSLRQSGWFMGTFFWSYAFLQVPGGWLAHQRGSRVAMCVFAAGWSLASLCIGLAPGLWLLLTAQLLMGAAQAGIFPASCLSISHWIPLSRRTLACGLLAMGMQVGAIVASVLTGPLIGAVHWRWVFGLYSVPGFLWAAWFWLRFREDPQRDDNVNDVERRVIGVYNEREPSDETTSTERKPPSPTPWLAIMRNPAIWFLYGQQVCRASGYMFFASWFPTFLQKTRGVSVSDSGYLQAFVFTGTMTGCVCGGLLTDWIWQRTGSLKFSRSGVGSVFLGGCSLLILSAWFVQSTSLAIALLTCGTFLAALAGPCAFSATIDIGGEHVPQVFGLMNMMGNLAAAACPILVAELFEWTANWNAVLLVFAGIYAAGAVCWAMVDPTKKLSVA; encoded by the coding sequence ATGACCGACAGCCCGTATCGCCCGCCGTCCTCTTCCGCCGCGGGACCTACAAATCGTGCTACGCAAGTGCGGTACAAAGTTCTGACGCTGCTGACTTTGGCAGCGGCGATTTCGTATCTGGCTCGGAATGCGGTGAGTGTCGCGGAGAGCACGATTCGCGAGGACCTTGGGTTGTCGCTTCGGCAGTCCGGCTGGTTTATGGGAACGTTTTTCTGGAGCTATGCATTTCTGCAGGTTCCTGGCGGCTGGCTGGCGCATCAACGAGGTTCGCGCGTGGCGATGTGCGTCTTCGCGGCGGGCTGGTCTTTGGCGTCACTCTGCATCGGGTTGGCTCCGGGGCTATGGCTGCTTCTGACGGCTCAGCTACTGATGGGCGCGGCTCAGGCGGGAATCTTTCCAGCGTCGTGCCTGTCCATTTCTCACTGGATCCCACTGTCTCGCCGCACCCTGGCTTGCGGCTTATTGGCGATGGGAATGCAGGTCGGTGCCATTGTCGCCAGCGTGCTGACAGGGCCACTGATCGGCGCGGTTCACTGGCGGTGGGTCTTTGGTCTGTATTCAGTGCCGGGGTTTCTATGGGCCGCGTGGTTTTGGTTAAGGTTTCGCGAAGACCCTCAGCGTGATGACAACGTGAACGATGTGGAACGGCGCGTGATCGGAGTCTACAACGAGCGGGAACCTTCGGACGAAACCACTTCGACAGAACGCAAGCCCCCATCACCGACGCCGTGGCTGGCGATTATGCGCAATCCTGCGATCTGGTTTCTGTACGGCCAGCAGGTATGCCGAGCGTCCGGATACATGTTCTTTGCGAGCTGGTTTCCAACCTTTTTACAGAAGACGCGCGGCGTGTCAGTTTCGGATTCCGGCTATTTGCAGGCCTTCGTCTTCACGGGAACGATGACAGGTTGCGTGTGTGGCGGACTGCTGACCGATTGGATTTGGCAACGCACAGGCAGTTTGAAATTCAGCCGCAGCGGAGTCGGCTCAGTGTTTTTAGGCGGCTGCTCGCTACTGATTTTATCGGCGTGGTTTGTGCAAAGCACCTCGCTGGCGATCGCACTGCTGACATGCGGGACGTTTCTGGCGGCCCTCGCTGGCCCGTGTGCATTTTCCGCGACGATCGATATTGGCGGCGAACACGTGCCTCAGGTATTCGGCCTGATGAATATGATGGGCAATTTGGCAGCGGCGGCGTGTCCGATCCTGGTGGCCGAACTGTTTGAATGGACGGCAAACTGGAACGCGGTCCTGCTGGTGTTTGCGGGCATCTACGCGGCCGGAGCGGTATGCTGGGCGATGGTCGACCCGACGAAGAAGCTGTCTGTCGCGTAA
- a CDS encoding dihydrodipicolinate synthase family protein, with protein sequence MSDRIEGVLPILHTPFDVHDRIDSDSLQREIEWALELGVNGVCSAMVSEILRLTTDERIALNRMIVEVTAGRATVIASVGAESTKQAVLFAQAAVNDGCDAIMAIPPISTALPQAALWKYFAALADAVDAPLIVQDASSYVGASIPTDFYVRLLDEYGPNKILFKPEGAPIGPNISDLRDASGGRAKMYDGSGGMLLVDAFRRGVAGTMPGVDLLDGIVALWNVLQRGDEAAAYKIYLPICAIVALQLQAGLDGFLAIEKYIMVKRGLFKSDRRREPNSWTLDSETQAEVDRLLIMLNETLA encoded by the coding sequence ATGTCAGACCGGATCGAAGGCGTGCTGCCAATCCTGCACACTCCGTTTGATGTCCACGATCGCATCGACAGTGACAGTCTTCAGCGTGAGATCGAATGGGCTTTGGAACTCGGCGTGAACGGCGTTTGTTCGGCCATGGTGTCCGAAATCCTGCGTCTGACGACTGACGAGCGAATCGCTCTGAACCGCATGATTGTGGAAGTCACGGCCGGGCGAGCGACCGTGATTGCTAGTGTGGGTGCCGAAAGCACGAAACAAGCGGTCCTGTTTGCACAGGCGGCTGTGAACGACGGCTGCGACGCGATAATGGCGATTCCACCGATTTCCACCGCGTTGCCGCAGGCCGCTTTGTGGAAGTACTTTGCAGCGTTGGCGGACGCCGTCGATGCACCGTTGATCGTGCAGGATGCGTCGTCATACGTGGGAGCATCAATCCCAACCGACTTCTACGTGCGATTGTTAGATGAATACGGGCCGAACAAAATTTTGTTCAAACCGGAAGGCGCTCCGATCGGGCCAAACATTTCTGACCTGCGAGACGCAAGCGGCGGCCGGGCGAAAATGTATGACGGGTCTGGTGGCATGCTGCTGGTCGACGCATTTCGTCGAGGCGTCGCGGGCACAATGCCGGGGGTCGATTTGCTGGATGGAATTGTGGCACTGTGGAATGTGTTGCAACGCGGTGACGAGGCCGCCGCCTACAAAATCTATCTGCCGATCTGTGCGATCGTTGCCTTGCAACTACAGGCCGGACTGGACGGATTTCTCGCGATCGAAAAATACATTATGGTAAAACGCGGCCTGTTCAAAAGTGACCGCCGCCGCGAACCGAATTCGTGGACGCTGGACTCTGAAACTCAAGCAGAAGTCGATCGGCTGTTGATCATGCTGAACGAGACGTTGGCATGA
- a CDS encoding cyclic-phosphate processing receiver domain-containing protein: MRILILEDNAERRTAMIEHLADRLPMFAIQFCDTAESMCKVVQQTGLDDVALISLDNDLEPVEFRDGKPIDPGSGVDVAACLVRYSKNDGSSFAAAVPVIVHSTNEPASVEIIEMLKGVGFQISRIVPYDAEKWIGEIWVREVRRLIVGNVTEMRGASVSP; this comes from the coding sequence ATGCGGATTCTGATTCTCGAAGACAACGCGGAACGACGGACCGCGATGATTGAGCACCTGGCAGATCGCCTGCCAATGTTTGCAATTCAGTTTTGTGATACGGCCGAATCCATGTGCAAGGTCGTGCAGCAAACCGGGCTGGATGACGTCGCTTTGATCTCGCTGGACAACGACCTTGAGCCGGTCGAATTTCGCGATGGTAAACCGATTGACCCTGGTTCAGGAGTGGATGTTGCCGCATGCCTTGTGCGGTATTCAAAAAACGATGGTTCGAGTTTTGCCGCGGCTGTACCGGTCATTGTCCATAGCACTAACGAACCGGCATCCGTCGAGATCATTGAGATGCTCAAGGGAGTCGGGTTTCAGATCTCGCGTATCGTGCCATATGATGCAGAAAAGTGGATCGGCGAAATCTGGGTTCGCGAGGTCCGGCGTTTGATCGTGGGAAACGTCACAGAGATGCGAGGCGCGTCGGTCAGTCCATAA
- a CDS encoding alkaline ceramidase has translation MKPPARKHAAFTGRIGIARADITPPVGIYSRNWGAAKHDTAASIHRPLTLNALTISERVGDDPLVLIDADLGWWRPLELFRKFQQRLLNELSMDSSRLIFALTHTHAAAPLMEPDDELPGSELHGQWLEDVYQATVSTTKQAMAEAFDATLDWHTGRCGLAANRDLPDPAAPDEMPGKSGNGKATRLICGFNPNAAADDTLLLGRITDASGTLRATLVNYACHPTTLAWENTSISPDYIGAMRSTMEAATGAAAYFLQGMSGDLAPRHQYVGDTDVADRHGTQLAHAALATLFDMEPPNTELTFAETVESGAPLAAWRHRESAAAGSLKAIATTVDVPLKNWPSAAELEQQRSDCKDRALQERLRRKRDIRRSLGDGATFAHPISAWRIGDAVLLGSCSEAYSQLQKDLRRQFPKVPLACMNLINGSIGYLPPEELYDVDVYPVWQTPFDRGGLELIRAAMVNAIAELIGDGGHADTAQSA, from the coding sequence GTGAAACCACCAGCTAGAAAACACGCTGCCTTCACTGGCCGCATCGGCATTGCTCGAGCAGACATCACGCCGCCCGTTGGCATCTATTCGCGCAACTGGGGTGCGGCGAAACATGACACGGCCGCTTCCATCCATCGGCCGCTAACGTTGAACGCTTTGACAATTTCGGAGCGAGTTGGTGACGACCCGCTGGTGTTGATCGATGCCGATCTGGGCTGGTGGCGGCCGCTGGAATTGTTTCGCAAGTTTCAACAGCGGTTGCTGAACGAACTGTCGATGGATTCGTCAAGGCTTATCTTCGCATTGACACACACTCACGCAGCCGCGCCACTTATGGAACCGGACGACGAACTTCCCGGCAGTGAGTTACACGGACAATGGCTGGAAGACGTTTACCAGGCGACGGTCTCAACCACAAAACAGGCGATGGCCGAAGCCTTCGACGCAACTCTGGACTGGCATACCGGTCGCTGCGGACTCGCAGCGAATCGCGATCTGCCAGACCCAGCGGCTCCAGACGAAATGCCCGGAAAATCCGGCAACGGAAAGGCGACGCGACTGATTTGTGGCTTCAATCCGAACGCGGCTGCCGACGACACGCTGCTACTCGGCCGCATCACGGATGCTTCGGGAACTCTGCGAGCAACGCTCGTCAACTACGCCTGTCATCCGACAACACTGGCGTGGGAGAACACGTCCATTTCGCCTGACTACATCGGTGCCATGCGTTCCACCATGGAAGCAGCTACCGGCGCGGCGGCCTACTTTCTTCAAGGCATGTCCGGCGACCTTGCTCCACGTCATCAATACGTGGGCGACACGGACGTGGCCGATCGGCACGGCACTCAGTTAGCTCACGCAGCGCTGGCGACGTTGTTCGACATGGAACCGCCCAACACGGAACTCACATTCGCAGAAACCGTAGAATCCGGAGCACCACTGGCGGCATGGCGACACCGTGAAAGCGCTGCAGCCGGCTCGCTAAAAGCGATCGCAACCACCGTCGACGTTCCTCTAAAGAACTGGCCGTCCGCCGCAGAACTCGAACAGCAGCGAAGCGATTGTAAGGACCGAGCACTTCAGGAACGCCTTCGCCGCAAACGTGACATCCGACGTTCACTGGGCGACGGAGCCACTTTCGCTCACCCGATTTCTGCGTGGCGAATTGGCGATGCGGTTCTGTTGGGAAGCTGCAGCGAAGCGTATTCGCAGTTGCAAAAGGACCTGCGTCGCCAGTTTCCGAAGGTGCCATTGGCCTGCATGAATTTGATCAACGGCTCGATCGGTTACCTGCCACCGGAAGAACTGTATGATGTCGACGTCTATCCCGTCTGGCAGACACCGTTCGACCGCGGCGGATTGGAGCTGATTAGAGCGGCGATGGTGAACGCGATTGCGGAACTGATTGGGGATGGTGGTCATGCAGACACCGCGCAATCCGCTTGA
- the dgoD gene encoding galactonate dehydratase, with the protein MKITAVEVLVCHARMRNWIFVKVVTDQPGLFGWGEATLEWHTRGVVGAVEDLAELLIGEDPTRVEHLWQMMWRQHFWHGNGVTRSTAIAGIDIALWDIIGKVHNVPCHKLWGGPVRDSIRLYCHLGGGNLESFYETPVENAQQFADLAQQAVADGFTAFKSMAVPPTMPVEGLRPVKAAEACVAAMREAVGDDIDIMVDCHARPSPAMGMKFARALDDYGLYFFEEPCWPESIDSLAAINAAVGTPIATGERMTHLAAFRDLFAARGCEVCQLDITHCGGLTEARRIAALADAYRIALAPHNPQGPVSTAASLEFGFAQPSYIICESVHNDVPWRDDIVSEGFTIDPATRTVTPNTRPGLGIEINEDEVRKHPFEQELPQRVFYQDGSVGDW; encoded by the coding sequence ACGGCCGTTGAAGTTCTGGTCTGCCACGCGCGGATGCGCAACTGGATTTTTGTAAAAGTTGTCACCGACCAACCAGGCCTGTTCGGCTGGGGTGAAGCCACGTTGGAATGGCACACGCGAGGCGTCGTGGGCGCCGTCGAAGATCTGGCCGAACTCCTGATCGGCGAAGACCCGACTCGAGTGGAACACCTGTGGCAGATGATGTGGCGGCAACACTTCTGGCACGGCAACGGGGTGACTCGATCAACGGCCATCGCCGGAATCGACATTGCTTTGTGGGACATCATCGGAAAAGTTCATAACGTACCCTGCCACAAGCTGTGGGGCGGGCCGGTGCGAGATTCGATTCGGCTTTACTGCCACTTAGGCGGCGGCAATCTCGAAAGCTTTTACGAGACGCCAGTCGAGAACGCTCAACAGTTTGCCGATCTCGCTCAGCAGGCTGTGGCAGACGGCTTCACCGCCTTTAAGTCGATGGCGGTGCCGCCCACGATGCCGGTCGAAGGTTTGCGACCCGTAAAGGCGGCCGAAGCGTGCGTCGCAGCAATGCGTGAAGCTGTCGGAGACGACATTGACATTATGGTCGACTGCCACGCTCGCCCGTCGCCCGCCATGGGAATGAAGTTCGCTCGCGCGCTGGACGACTACGGCCTGTACTTCTTTGAAGAACCCTGCTGGCCCGAAAGTATCGACAGCCTGGCGGCAATCAACGCCGCCGTGGGCACGCCGATTGCAACAGGCGAGCGGATGACTCATTTGGCCGCATTCCGCGATCTGTTTGCGGCTCGCGGCTGCGAAGTCTGCCAATTGGACATCACTCATTGCGGCGGTTTAACTGAAGCTCGCCGCATCGCCGCACTGGCCGACGCCTACCGCATCGCTCTGGCGCCGCATAATCCTCAAGGCCCGGTCAGCACAGCCGCGTCGCTCGAGTTCGGGTTTGCTCAGCCAAGTTACATCATCTGCGAATCAGTACACAACGACGTGCCGTGGCGCGACGACATCGTCAGCGAAGGCTTCACAATCGATCCAGCCACACGCACTGTCACACCGAACACTCGACCAGGGCTGGGAATCGAAATCAACGAAGACGAAGTCCGCAAACACCCCTTCGAACAGGAACTGCCTCAACGAGTCTTCTACCAGGACGGTAGCGTCGGCGACTGGTAG